In Tsuneonella dongtanensis, a single window of DNA contains:
- a CDS encoding tripartite tricarboxylate transporter substrate-binding protein translates to MHYKGSSPTGLTRRAAVAGGLTLAVAPLAAAADETFPQRPLSLLVPANPGGGWDQLARLMQQVIVADRLSPRPIDVFNKGGAGGAIGLADLITRRHDDPYTLMVAGSVMIGSTISQNSPFKVSEAKPLARLILEDLVVAVPASSPFKTMQDLITAYRADPGSISWSGGSAGGVDHILVGLITEAAGLSPDKVSYVAYSGGGEASAAIMGGQVSAAVSGYGEWAPLAAGGHIRLLATASPERIGDKTLPTLGETGLDVVLQNWRGVFAAPGAPDHAVRWWSNLLDRMRRQPDWQAFLRNNRWEDGWLPGAEFAQFIKAEEKTTAAILGRLGIGGTAGGNSPVGPWAVPKAVAVLGAASLVGIAIETRRMKPGEAVAPAGAEDDDEGGGPLPLWGRFVAGAFIILAFIAGLEFVGFAIATPIFILAICLLMRSGTLKWDIPAAIAISLGVWLLFTRVLNIALP, encoded by the coding sequence ATGCATTACAAAGGTTCATCACCGACCGGCCTTACCCGCCGGGCGGCGGTGGCCGGCGGTCTCACCCTGGCCGTCGCGCCCTTGGCGGCCGCTGCGGACGAAACATTTCCACAGCGGCCGCTCTCTTTGCTGGTCCCCGCCAATCCGGGTGGGGGGTGGGACCAGCTCGCACGCCTGATGCAGCAGGTCATCGTTGCCGACCGCCTGAGCCCGCGTCCGATCGACGTGTTCAACAAAGGCGGCGCAGGCGGCGCGATCGGCCTTGCCGATCTGATCACACGTCGACACGACGATCCCTACACGCTGATGGTCGCCGGTTCAGTGATGATCGGCTCCACGATCTCGCAAAACAGCCCGTTCAAGGTCAGCGAAGCCAAGCCGCTGGCTCGCCTGATCCTGGAGGATCTTGTCGTGGCGGTACCGGCGAGTTCGCCTTTCAAGACCATGCAGGATTTGATCACGGCCTATCGCGCCGATCCCGGTTCTATCTCGTGGTCGGGCGGCTCGGCGGGCGGGGTCGATCACATTCTTGTCGGACTCATCACCGAGGCAGCTGGCCTGAGCCCCGACAAGGTGAGCTACGTGGCTTACTCGGGCGGCGGCGAGGCATCTGCCGCGATCATGGGCGGGCAGGTCTCCGCGGCGGTATCGGGCTACGGCGAATGGGCACCGCTGGCAGCCGGCGGGCACATCCGCCTTTTGGCGACAGCTTCGCCCGAACGCATCGGTGACAAGACGTTGCCCACACTGGGAGAGACCGGTCTCGACGTCGTGTTGCAAAACTGGCGCGGTGTGTTCGCCGCCCCGGGCGCGCCCGACCACGCAGTTCGTTGGTGGTCGAACCTCCTCGACCGGATGCGCCGACAACCCGACTGGCAGGCTTTCCTGCGCAACAACCGGTGGGAGGACGGCTGGCTGCCGGGGGCGGAGTTCGCCCAGTTCATCAAAGCCGAAGAAAAAACCACCGCCGCTATCCTCGGTCGGCTCGGCATCGGCGGGACCGCGGGCGGCAACTCTCCCGTCGGCCCTTGGGCTGTGCCCAAGGCAGTCGCCGTGCTCGGAGCGGCGTCACTCGTCGGCATCGCAATTGAAACTAGGCGAATGAAGCCGGGTGAAGCGGTCGCACCTGCCGGTGCCGAGGATGATGACGAAGGCGGCGGGCCATTGCCATTATGGGGCCGCTTCGTGGCCGGCGCTTTCATCATTCTGGCCTTCATAGCCGGGCTTGAATTCGTGGGCTTCGCGATTGCCACGCCGATCTTCATTCTCGCCATCTGCCTGCTTATGCGATCGGGCACGCTGAAGTGGGACATTCCTGCCGCGATCGCGATCTCGCTCGGCGTGTGGCTTCTCTTCACTCGCGTTCTCAACATCGCGCTACCTTGA
- a CDS encoding tripartite tricarboxylate transporter permease, protein MDLTSLIANMSAGFGVALSPDKLVFGLLGVLIGTAVGVLPGLGPSVAIALLLPLTFGLEPTTAFILFGGIYYGTMYGGSTTSILINTPGDAAASVSTFEGYPMAKKGLGGVALATSAIGSFIGGTFATFMLMLAASSLAAATLWFGPPEYFAMMVLALAMVTGMAGRSLPRALLALSIGLGLAMVGIDMQTGANRLTFGVQELYGGIDIALGAVGLFAVGEALWLIAAPPGGATERLPTNRLLLTLDEWRRSAIPWLRGTVVGFLSGLLPGTGATFATFLSYGVERKFSKHPEQFGKGAIEGLAGPEAANNAAAGASMVPLLALGIPGSATTAIMLVAFQLYGLQPGPTLMETNKDLVWGLIASLYVANVLLVILNLPLVGLWVQLLRIPKGLLTAIILVFSTVGAYSLQGSLGDVVIVWLLGIAAFLLRRFGVPIAPVLLGLVLGPMLEQDLRRTLAMSSGDFGIFLTRPIALGVFALIAVLAVYRLVGVLRLRKAAAEARLAST, encoded by the coding sequence ATGGACCTGACATCACTGATTGCGAACATGAGCGCAGGTTTCGGCGTTGCGCTCAGCCCCGACAAGCTGGTCTTCGGGTTGCTCGGTGTGCTGATAGGCACCGCGGTCGGTGTACTGCCGGGCCTCGGCCCATCGGTTGCCATCGCCCTCCTGCTCCCGCTTACTTTCGGGCTTGAGCCCACCACAGCGTTCATTCTGTTCGGCGGCATTTACTACGGTACGATGTACGGCGGATCGACGACCTCGATCCTCATCAACACGCCGGGCGATGCGGCGGCATCGGTGTCGACGTTCGAAGGCTATCCGATGGCCAAAAAGGGGCTCGGCGGCGTTGCGTTGGCGACATCGGCGATCGGCTCATTCATCGGCGGTACCTTCGCCACCTTCATGCTGATGCTCGCGGCATCGAGCCTCGCTGCCGCGACGCTGTGGTTCGGTCCGCCCGAGTATTTCGCGATGATGGTGCTGGCGCTGGCGATGGTGACCGGCATGGCAGGTCGCTCGCTGCCGCGCGCGTTGCTAGCCCTCAGTATCGGGCTAGGGCTGGCGATGGTTGGCATCGATATGCAAACTGGCGCCAATCGGCTGACATTCGGTGTACAGGAATTGTACGGCGGGATCGATATCGCGCTCGGAGCGGTAGGGTTGTTCGCGGTGGGCGAGGCACTTTGGCTGATTGCCGCACCCCCGGGCGGCGCGACTGAACGCCTCCCAACCAATCGGCTGCTGCTGACCCTGGACGAATGGCGTCGGTCGGCCATTCCATGGCTACGGGGTACGGTCGTGGGGTTTCTGAGCGGACTGCTGCCGGGCACGGGGGCGACGTTTGCGACCTTCCTGTCCTATGGTGTCGAACGAAAGTTCTCCAAACATCCCGAACAGTTCGGCAAGGGCGCGATCGAGGGGCTCGCTGGTCCCGAGGCTGCGAATAACGCAGCCGCCGGCGCCAGTATGGTTCCGCTGCTCGCGCTTGGCATCCCAGGCTCCGCTACCACCGCGATCATGCTCGTCGCTTTTCAGCTATACGGCCTCCAGCCGGGACCCACGCTGATGGAGACGAACAAGGATCTGGTGTGGGGGCTCATCGCCAGCCTTTATGTTGCCAACGTCTTGCTGGTGATCCTCAACCTCCCGCTCGTCGGGCTGTGGGTCCAGCTGCTGCGCATTCCCAAGGGTCTGCTCACCGCCATCATCCTCGTGTTCTCGACAGTCGGAGCATACAGCCTGCAGGGCAGTCTCGGCGACGTGGTGATCGTCTGGTTGCTCGGCATCGCCGCTTTTCTGCTACGCCGCTTCGGGGTGCCCATCGCGCCGGTTCTCCTTGGTTTGGTGCTGGGCCCGATGCTCGAGCAGGACCTTCGCCGGACGTTGGCGATGTCTTCGGGCGACTTCGGCATCTTCCTGACCCGGCCGATCGCGCTGGGGGTCTTCGCACTGATCGCGGTGCTGGCCGTCTATCGACTTGTCGGGGTCCTCAGACTGCGGAAAGCAGCCGCCGAAGCGCGGCTTGCGAGTACGTGA